The Oncorhynchus tshawytscha isolate Ot180627B linkage group LG27, Otsh_v2.0, whole genome shotgun sequence genome includes the window ccaaaacaaatgtttttttgtttttttgttacaaCTTTGATGAGAGAGGATAGGCTTACTTTCTTTTGTCTGCAGGTTCCCGCTCAAACTCAGAGGAGAATCTCTTGACACCAGTGAGTTGTTGAATTACTCCACAACACTTTGTGACATGTCAACATATCAAAGCATCATGTCTCATCTAGCATTCATCTGTATTATATTAACAAGTGTATTTTTCTCACTGAACAGTGTAGCTGTGAATACACGCAGTATATGTGGATTGTTGAATAATTAATTCACTTTTTCAAGTTGTCAAGGAGACAATGAATAGGTTTAAATTGTGGGCCTGCATCGATGCTTTAGTCATTCTCTATTTCCCTTCTTGTTTGTGTCCTGTGTGTTttacagacagtggacagtgaaAGGGATGTTAACAGGCTCTCCatcttccccttccctccctgCATGAACTCCATCAACCGCAGGGTCAACATAGAGTATGTCATACCCATAGAATTAGGAAATAGaattattattaatttaataGGATATCTATGGTCATACCATAGCAGATCAACTTTTACATTGTTCTCTGATATGAATATATCACTCTCTTAAATCCCATGTTATGCTGTACATGTATTTAAAACGAAATAAATGATGATAAACTCCTCTGTTTTCTTATCCCTTTACAGGTTTGACCTGGACTCCTGGGGCAGTGATGAGAATGAGAACCTCACAGGTTTGGTTTAGCTCAGTacatccctcctgtctgtctaaGTCTGGAGCTACCCGTAATACCTGTAACTCCGGCTAAGTATAGATGTGTGTAGTGATGTCTCATTATATTGTGTTTCAGGAGTCCTGAGTGAGGTCTCCCAGTCAAACTCCTGTAGCTCCCTGCATTCCCACCTCTTCCCCCCTGACCTCATCAACCTGCCCCCTGTCCCACCTCACAAACCCAACTGCAGCAGTCTCGGGTATGTCTCCATCTCTGTGCTGCCTACATCAGGGCAGCTAATCCAACGTAGTGTAGGTACACTTGCTAACCCTTTATGGTGTGAGATATAATCTTAACTCTATACTGATAAGTGTAATTACAATCTCTCTTTCCACTTTCTCTTTCAGTTTCGTGCCCCTGTCCCCCGTACCTAGTCCCCCCACTACGCCCAAAAGAGGAAGAGGCAGCCTGGCAGATGACATCACCATCATTGGGGGCAACCGCACAGGCATCTTTGTTAGCAGCGTCAGAGCTGGTTCTCCTGCTGAGCAGTGTGGTCTGAAGGAGGGTAGTGAGTTACTGGAGGTGAGAAACAGAGGcatacagacagatggacaggcaAACAGATAGTAGAAAATCAGCCACACAGGACTGGGtataactgtctctctcctccctgtccagcTGGAGAAGGTTCTGTTTGGTGGGGGCAGTGTGCTGATGGGCCAGTGCACTGGAGAGGTGGCACACTTCTCTCTGCAGTGGTGGACAGAGCCCTCTTCTCTCAAACACCAGACCAACACAGAGGGTAAAGTTCTCTGAGACTGCTTTTACAGTTGTTTTCCTTGACTGATGTGCTTTTTCAGTACAGTACACCTTTATAGTGTATGGTCTTGGCCTTTATCCAGGCGTCAGACTGTTTATAGAACCCAAAAAGATAAAACAATAGAGTGTGTGTAACTAACTGCCCACCCCTTTTCCTCTTCTCAGCCTACTCCAAGTTATGTGCCCAGCTCCCTTCTCCTACCTTCCACGGTGCTGACTCCTTCTACGTGCGCGTCAACCTGGACCTGGAACCTCATAGCGACCTGCCCTGTCTGGGGGTGCGCTGTGATGACATAATACACGTCACTGACACCCGTTACAATGGGAAGTACCAGTGGCGCTGTACCCTGGTGAACCCCGGCACAGCCAAGCCCTTGCAGGCGGGGGTCATGCCCAATTACAACAGGTAAGGGAGAGGTGCCATGTACTGTAATAATACCTTTGTGACAGAGTTCAAATTAATGGGTTATATAATGTAAGACATTTTAATAAGCATGAGAAGAAGATTAAACGTTCCATTAATCTATAACAGACAGTTGTGCAAATGTTTAGTTTTGTTAGACTGCACTCATAGACTGCATGGGACACGTAGTGATAAATGTGTATCCCCTAAATCTTTCTCTATCTCAGAGCCCAGCAGCTGTTATTGGTGAGGTTACGTACCATAGCCCTGGAGCAGAAGGATTTCAAGAAGAAAGTaagtctcctcttctccctactGTGTGAATCTCtggtaaccaagggtaaccagaCTACtgattcctccattcctccctgtaGGTATCCAAGAAGGGCTCTGAGCGTGTGCGATTGGTCAAGGCTGTGTCCCCCAGCTGTCGTGGGATTGGTTCCACCCCACAGGTCCTTTACACACTCAGCAACCGTAAGCTCCTCCCATATGCCTTTATTGATATTTTTGTTTGTAATTTTAAGACTATAGTAAGATAAAAATGCATGaacttaaatgtgtgtgtgtgtgtgtgtgtgtctttgctcaGGTCACGAGGAGCACCTGATTCCTTACAGTATGGTCCAGCCAATACAGGTCAAGACCAAACGGCCTGtcatcttctccccctccctactctctcGTGGCCTCATAGAGAGACTGCTTCAGCCAGCAAAGTCTGGACTGGACTTCAACACctgccaaccaggtacacacacacacacacatgcagacacgcaCATGGTTATTTACACACTGTCACTACACACTCAAATTTCAGAAGCACTATGCTTGTTGTCCTTCTTGCATGATCGGCTGTGTTTAAAAGTAATTACTTGTAGATATGTTGTCTCTCTACCGCTTCTCATGGAGTGATGTCTTTCAGAGCTAATCCAGGCCACAGAGAGAAATGATAAGAGTGTTTTCCTGCTAGATGCTTCCACCCCAGAGCAGGCTCTTGGAATCAGTCTGCAGTCCATTCAGGATGTAATAAGCCAGGTATACactctttcattcattcattctctctctctctctctctttcacacacaaagAAACACTTCCCATGGGGCAAAAACGGGTTGTGtcaatttgtattttttatttaactaggcaagtcagtcaagaataaattcctatttacaatgacggcctaccccggccaaaccctcttctaacccggacgactctgggccaattgtgcaccaccctatgggactcccgatcacagccggttgttaTACAGCCTGtaatcagggtctgtagtgacgcctctagcactgagatgtagtgccttagtcCGCTGTGGCACTTGGGAGACCCACAATGTTGCTTCCACGAtatttcaattaaaaaatgttatcaaatcaaatgtatttatatagcccttcgtacatcagctgatatctcaaagtgctgtacagaaaccccgcctaaaaccccaaacagcaagcaatgcaggtgtagaagcaaggtggctaggaaaaactccctaggaagaaacctagagaggaaccaggctatgaggggtggccagtcctcttctggctgtgccgggtggagattataacagaacatggccaagatgttcaaatgttcataaatgaccagcatggtcaaataataataatcacaggcagaacagttgaaactggagcagcagcacggccaggtggactggggacagcaaggagtcatcatgccaggtagtcctgaggcatggtcctagggctcaggtcctccgagagagaaagacagaattagagagcatacttaaattcacacaggacaccggataagacaggataagtactccagatataacaaactgccCCTAGCCCCCctacacaaactactgcagcataaatactggaggctgagacaggaggggtcaggagacactgtggccccatccgatgatacccccggacagggccaaacaggaaggatataaccccacccacttttccaaagcacagcccccacaccactagagggatatcttcaaccaccaacttaccatcctgagacaaggccgagtatagcccacaaagatctccgccacggcacaacccaaggggggggggcgcaaacccagacaggaagatcacatcagtgactcaacccactcaagtgacgcacccctcctagggacggcatgaaagagcaccagtaagccagtgactcagcccctgtaatagggttagaggcagagaatcccagtggaaagaggggaaccggccaggcagagacagcaagggcggttcgttgctccagagccttttcgttcaccttcacactcctgggccagactacactcaatcatatgacccactgaagaaatGAGTTTTCAgtgaagacttaaaggttgagaccgagtttgcgtctcttttTTGCGTTATGTAATGATGTTTAATTGACGTGGAAAAGATTTtatctaaatccaatgacatggtgacattttttgttgatttcacattgaattcatgttagttgacaactacacctaatgtaaatcaaaactagatgttgaactgatgtctgtgcccagtgggttaccTCTTCTGTGTCTTGTCTCTCAGGACAAGCACTGTCTGTTGGAGCTGGGCCTGAGTAGTGTGGAGGGCCTTCTGAGGCAGGGGATCTACCCTATCGTCATTAATATCCGACCCAAGAACAAAAAACACAAGAAGCTAAAGTAGGTGCCTGACTGACtatctgtatttgtgtgtgtttacaaGACACTTTTAGATCATAAGTTATTCTATTTTTGTAGCTGTATGTTCTCTAATCCAATTTATAAACAGTAGTTAAAGTCTATCTATTTTGCCCCATTGACAGGAAGTTGCTGACCGGACGAGGGGAGGATGGCGTGATGCAGGAGGTGTGTCAGGCGGACGAGCAGCAGCTGGAGACCCTGCCCCTGCTCTACCACACTTTGGAATCCAGCACCTGGAGCTGCACCGAGGATCTGCTTCTCGCCATACGCAATGTCATCCACAGCCAGCAGAAGGCACTGCTGTGGGTTGAGTTGGAAAGGCTCCAATAGATCCCAATGTTATCGCCCAGTTTTATTGTTGTACTTAGCTAAATTTGATACAATTAAAGATACATTTCACACACACCCATATAGATACCTAGTTCTACCACTGTAAATGTGAAGTTTCATGTTTATATGATGAATTTAACCTTACAAGCTCAGTAGTAACGTGTCTTTATGTTTTAATGTTGTATTTCTTGTCTACCTATGCTAAACATCAGCATTAAACAACCTTCATTAGTTAACAGAGCATCTTTTTAAATTCTTGAATAATTTATAATAATACATAGAAAAGCGCTATACAAACTCCAACACCCAAAGACAATAATATTAGTAGTTAGGGTTTGCCTACATTTGCCTTTGGTCACTAGTCACAATACAATAGCTTTTGAAAGTTCTTCTAAAAATAAAGTGCATAAACTGCTTTATGGTTAGGAAAAACCTTGGCCTTTAGAATGTTGCTTTCaatacaactgggaactcggaaaaaacgAGAGCTTAAAGGCGCTGTATGTCAATACGTCGTCTGCATTGACCATACAGTATTTACTGCAATGCGATATCCGCAAAAGTCAGCGCAAACATATTTTTTGGCGCTTTGCAGAGCAGCCCAGAGCTGTTAAGAAGAAAGTTGTCAAGAAAGTGCGTTTGTGTATATCTAGGAACTCCCCCATCTACTGTCAACCAATCAACCCTCCACTCACTTTGACCTCTGCATGCCTCTGGAGACTCTGAAATTGCGTCACATCATCCATACGGTACCTTAGACCACATTTAGGATCAAGCATGATGATACCACAGaggtataataatataataatccccaatatttggaaccaaggactgatcaccccaatccacaaaagtggagactaatttgaccccaataactaccgtggaatatgcgtcaacagtaaccttgggaaaatcctctgcattatcattaacagcagactcgtacatttcctcaatgaaaacaatgtactgagcaaatgtcatattggctttttaccaaattaccgtacaacagaccatgtattcaccctgcacaccctaattgacaaccaaacaaaccaaaacaaaggcaaagtcttctcatgctttgttgatttcaaaaaagccttcgactcaatttggcatgagggtctgctttacaaattgatggaaagtggtgttgggggtaaaacaaaagacattataaaatccatgtacacaaacaagtgtgcggttaaaatgggcaaaaaacacacacatttcttcacacagggtagtggggtgagacagggatgcagcttaagccccaccctcttcaacatatatatcaacaaattggcgcgggcactagaaaagtctgcagcacccggcctcaccctactagaatccgaagtcgaatgtctactgtttgctgatgatctggtgcttctgtcaccaaccaaggagggcctacagcagcacctagatcttctgcacagattctgtcagacctgggccctgacagtaaatctcagtaagaccaaaataatggtgttccaaaaaaggtccagtcaccaggaccacaaatacaaattccatctaaacactgttgccctagagcacacaaaaaaactatacataccttggcctaaacatcagcgccacaggaaacttccacaaagctgtgaacgatctgagcgACAAGGCAAGGaaggcattctatgccatcaaaaggaacataaatttcaacataccaattaggatctggctaaaaatacttgaatcagtcatagagcccattgccctttatggttgtgaggtctggggtccgctcaccaaccaagacttcacaaaatgggacaaacaccaaattgagactctgcatgccgaattctgcaaaaatatcctcagtgtacaacgtaaaacaccaaataatgcatgcagagcagaattaggccgatacccactaattatcaaaatccagaaaagagacgttaaattctacaaccacctaaaaggaagcgattcccaaaccttccataacaaagccatcacctacagagagatgaacccggagaagagtcccctaagcaaactggtcctggggctctgttcacaaaccccaggacagcagcacaattagacccaaccaaatcatgagaaaacaaaaagataattacttgacacaatggaaagaattaacaaaaaaacagaacaaactagaatgctatttggccctaaacagagagtacacagcggcagaatacctgaccactgtgactgaaccaaacttaaggaaagctttgactatatataatatgacatttgtaatgtctttattgttttgaaacttctgtatgtgtaatgtttactgttaatatttattgtttatttcatttttgtatattatctacctcacttgctttggcaatgttaacacgtgttttccatgccaataaagccccttgaattgaattaatAATGCCGAggtcaaaacaactgggaactcggaaaaatacgaggtcaaatcatgacgtcagtgatcctAAGgttggaaagtcggagctctagaaagtcCCCCTCGTTCACGAgatggaattccgagttggatgaccattcaaatcTATTTTTCCCGTTTTTTCGAGTTCCCAGCTGTTTCCAACGGACTGAAGTCGGAAGTAGGAGATTTCCGAGTTACCAGTTTTGAACACCGCATTCATGTTGACGTTTTTGCTAAAGATGATTTTAGTCGCGCAATTTTGCATTTGACTAGGAAATGTGGTGCATTATTCCTCAagtgacttgccaagttaaataaaggttcaataaaaaaaactaaaaagggAATAAATATGCATGAGGACGAATCGTTTCTCTTTGAGACGTTAGGTACATCATTGACGtagccctactgttgaccaatcgccGATGAGGGGGCGTAGACTTCATCGACCGACTTCCGCTTGCCTCGAGAGAAAATAATGGTGTGCCTGAACTGCGGAAAAAAAACATGCCGAGGTCCAGAAcaaacaaaaacgtcacaaaatgtcatcataatatatgcactAACTGTTCAgtctgggaagcatgcggacgccaCTAGGCAACAAAAGAGAAAAGCAACAACATGAGGAAACGTCACATAACAAGAGGGTATAAATAAGCAGTCAAATGAGGCTGGTATTTTGAGGTCAGTCTTATGATACAGATAATACTTTGTGTTCTGGAAAAGGTATgatgaagagaagagagtgaatgCATTGATTATACTTATTATTATCTCATTCGGGAGCTGACTGTAAACCAAAGATGAGAAATTACTAAAACATTGATGAGTTTTTGTTTTGCAATATCTAAGTTCACTGAGTTATGGCAGAGGTTGTTCAGTTTCCACTGTCTAGTCATGGTCCTGGACTGTTGCTTTGGCTTACAACTTTTTCTACCAAACTCGAGAAGTGTCATCTCTGATAACACTCTGGCTAATTGGATGTAAATGACGTCACGCTTGGGCGAGAATACGCCCCCTTGCTGCAGAGTGCAGATATCCATTCAGCCCCCCTCCCTCTGGTCAACAACACAAGCTGCACAGAGAAGCAAAATGGCCGATAGTAAACTAACCGACCTCACAGCGCTTTGCAACCACCAAGAGGTTATGCATGTGTAGTTTACAGCGAAAACTACATTCTTACGAAAGGATATACGTTAACTGAATTTCTCGATTGTTAACATTTCGCTTTTTGGTGATGTTATTTCTTATTTGGTTTAGCCTTGATCTACCGTTAGATTGCTAAACTAGCTTTAGCTAAATAGGTCTGCAAGAATTTCACAAAGTACTTTGTTTGATTCCTGAGGTGAGTAACAAACATTATTTCACACGATGTAACGTTAGGTTGTTCATTACAATGTTGTAAAATGTGTGTGCTATTTTTTTTCTATCCATGTTAAGTTATAAGCGATAGCTAGTTAACGTCAGTCAGCTAAGTTAGCTACAGAGAACGTCACTGAAGTTTTATCGTAGCTTCTTTGGCCTTGTCAGTCACTTCAGTCCAAAAACGACAGTTGATTGTACAGAcaagtcattgtgtgtgtgtgtgtgtgtgtgtgtgtgtgtgtgtgtgtgtgtgtgtgtgtgtgtgtgtgtgtgtgtgtgtgtgtgtgtgtgtgattgagaaaCACACAATTCAATTAACATTGCTATTAACTATTTTGATAGGCACAGAATACTCAGCTAATCAACAGTATATCTGTGTAGCCGATATGTAtggatgttttttttaattttgtatttatttatttttaatctacGAATGGAGTTTAGCTTTGGGAGCTGGTTATAGCAAGCCGGCAGCTGTACGTCGTGTTCCCTACTAGGCTTCACCTTTTGAACGGCAGTTAACGACGTCAGTCGCTCGCACGAAAGGGCTATCTTACAGCTAGTTAGTGTCCGTACTATTTtaacaatttagctagctagggtAACACACGTTTATGTCGTTGCGTGACTTTGTTCTCGCGGAGTCTGTTTCGTCCGTTTTTTTTCAAGTCCAACGCCACTGGGTGTCCAGTTTGGGGCTAATCTGTACTCGAGCTCGAGGCTGGAATAGGCCTTGGCAAACGTCAGCGCGATACCACCAGGCAAGCTTCTGCTAGCTGATTTGTATTAAGTGGCACTTACTAGCATAATGTAACGTTAGCTATTATGGGAATGGTTTTTTATTTAATGCCGCGTATAGATCCACATAACACAgtataaatagttttttttttgtactCTAACATTAGATTGCTTGCTAGCTAGTTCTTTACCTCTGACAAATTTGAGCGGCTTAACTTGACTGCTGTCCTTAAATTGTATTTACAGACTAGACTACCACTACACAATTTGGACAAGCTCTTGTCCAAAATGCCTCCCATAGCGCAAACTTGCATTGTTTTTGTTTCCCATACATGCACTCAAAAGACCACATTTTCAGCTTACTAGCGTTTTCATTGGAGTGCTTTTTTAAAGCTGAGTCAAACAGGGGGACTAAAACTAAATGCCACCCCGTGATACCTGACCCATCTAGCCAACTAGCTCGCTCTATCCTGCACACACTCACATTCTCGCCATCTCTACTAGCTCGCTAGGGCTTGACCTATGTGACAATTCAATATTTCTACCAGCAAACGGGTTCTCTTATCTACCAGTCAGGTACTGCCCAGTCTTACATTTCCTCTCTGTTGGTGTGCATGTGTTGCATATTTGGAGTTGTAATTGTTTGCTTGAAAATGAATAATTCAGGGTGGCTACCACATACTATTGCCAAGGTTGTCTGCTTACTACTATAGTTCTGACAATCTTAACTAATTGTAAGAGTTAATTTTGATAAACTGTTGCTAAAACGTTTTTAGGCAAGTTGCTTCAAATGTGTGTAACTTGATGTTGATGCCTGTCGCCCAATATCAATGCCCACATCCATTTAAATGTGTCCAGATAAGAGAATCAGGAAAGGGAACAGCAGTTCATGGAAGACAAGAAAAAGAAGAAAGAGGATAAAAAGAAAAGGGAATCTTCCCAGAAGGTATATAAAATCCACTTTTCATCAGGAAATTAGGCCTACATAATTCAGAATGCTCTGGTATGTTCCTCAAAACAGAATTGTCTGGTGTTTGATCCAGTTTCATGGCCCATTGAAAGTCAGAGCCACACTGTTCCGGCTGTGTGTTAGTTGTTGTCGTGACGGCAATAATGAGTTACTTGGCCTGCGCTCCAAAGTTGCTTGTGGTATTAGCGCTTGACATTCATTACAATCATATGTGGGCTGTTTCATGGCACTGACGGTCTTCTATACTTTCAGGTGACTGAACAAAAAGTCAAAGGTATGTTTTTTGTTGTAGTCctgtgtatacagtaccagtcaaaagtttggatacgcctactcattcaagggttttgatttatttttctaaattgaagaataatagtgaagatgtcaaaactctgaaataactcatggaatcatgtagcaatcaaagtgttaaacaaatcaaaatatataatttatattttagattcttcaaagtagtcaccctttgcctcagagctttgcacacttgacattctctcaactagcttcacttgaaatgcttttccaacagtcttgaaggagttcccacatgctgagcacttgttggctgcttttccttcactctgcggcctaactcatcccaaaccatcacaattggTTTGAGGCCAGGTGagctgatgcagcactccatcaccccccttcttggtcaaatagcccttacacagcctggaggtgtgttttgggtcattgtcctgttgaaaaacaagagtccctctaagcgcaaaccagatgggatggcgtattgctgtggtagccatgctggttaagtgtgccttgaattctaaataaatctgtcaccagcaaagcaccaccacctccatgctgcatggtgggaaccacgcatgtggagatcatccattcacctactctgagtcTCATGAAgtcactgcggttggaaccaaatatctcaaatttggactccagaccaaagaacagatttccacctgtctaatgtctattgctcatgtttcttggcccaagcaactttcttcttattggtgtccttcagtagtgtttttatatattttattttagttatttaactgggcaagtcagttttgaacaaattcttatttacaatgactgcctaacccgggcaacgctgggccaattgtgcgcctgtTTCTTTGCAGGAAATCGAACATGAAGGCCTGTTTCACGCAGTCTcctatttgggctgcaatctgaggtgcagttaactctaattaacttattctctgcagcagaggtaactctggtggtcctcatgagagccagtttcatcatagataTTGATGGTTTTTGACTGCACTTAAATATTCTTcgtgttctgtattgactgaccatgtctaaAAGTAACAGTGGACTTTCATTTctgtttgcttatttgaactgttcttggtcttggtcttttaccaaatgggtctttggacttggtcttttaccaaatagggctatcttttgtgtcacaacacaactgattggctcaaatatattaagaaggaaagaaattccacaaattaacttttaattgattccaggtcactacctcatgaagctggttgagagaatgccatgataGCTTTgcgcaaagggtggcttctttgaagaatctgaaatgtaaaaatataaaatTTATTTTTTCTGTGATTCCATgtgtttatttcatagttttgatgtcttcactgttattctgcaatgtaaaaatctagaaaaaccctggaatgagtaggtgtctaaacttttgactaggACTGTACATCTGTAACACCCCTTCCATTCAAACAAGATGAGGGAGGAAATAGTCAAGTTTATATTATGTTACATAGCATTCGGATGCATTCCAGCTTTGACTTTATTGATGTGCTTCATTCATTTCATTTTCTTTAAGTGCCCGAATTAACCAAGGCCACCTCCACGCAGTCACTAGCCACTCCTGGCTCTGTGTCTCCCAGCCCTGGCCCCACTCCACCATCGTCCCCCTGCCCTGCAACTGGGTTCGCTGTTCCTACGGGCGGGAACAATGCAAACCGGGCGGCTGTGGCCAACGGACAGCCCCCCACCGGAACTCAGCGCTATATGCCCAGAGAGGTGCCCCCACGATTCCGCTGTCAGCAGGACCACAAAGTGCTTCTGAAGAGAGGCCAGCCACCACTGTCCTGCATGCTGCTGGGGGGAGGCAG containing:
- the LOC112226133 gene encoding caspase recruitment domain-containing protein 10 isoform X1; amino-acid sequence: MSGITVLMKDYDMGQEEGRPVSPFSEECCEELWDRVEGVRHKLTRILNPAKLTPYLRQCKVIDEQDEDEVLNSTQYPLRISKAGRLIDILHGRGQRGLQAFMESLEFYHPEQYTQLTGQQPTQRCSIILDEEGPEGLTQFLLLEVRKLREQLRGSQVCERRLSQRCRVAEEERSRAERKTLDLRHDRLQMERLRQDWEAGSRELGRLKDRHLEQAVKYSRALEDQAKASARERELLEQMEQLKTRLMEAEKETDSSPVSIAPVRRNRSVAHRTNDAPAVPEKREKPLQHIDIQKSGHIETQALLDILKQDRREAAEQRHELCGNIARLQGELESSEDFRDKLESQCEQLQLKVRTLQLDWETEQKRSISYFNQIMELEKERDQALRSRDSLQLEYTDCLLDKNRLRKRIAELQANLEQQQRELEKEKDRSREQSSPCMHCSHLSLCSEDQCYGPCCSLDLSPLPNGTHQLLCKSPSTDQTHDHSEGSRSNSEENLLTPTVDSERDVNRLSIFPFPPCMNSINRRVNIEFDLDSWGSDENENLTGVLSEVSQSNSCSSLHSHLFPPDLINLPPVPPHKPNCSSLGFVPLSPVPSPPTTPKRGRGSLADDITIIGGNRTGIFVSSVRAGSPAEQCGLKEGSELLELEKVLFGGGSVLMGQCTGEVAHFSLQWWTEPSSLKHQTNTEAYSKLCAQLPSPTFHGADSFYVRVNLDLEPHSDLPCLGVRCDDIIHVTDTRYNGKYQWRCTLVNPGTAKPLQAGVMPNYNRAQQLLLVRLRTIALEQKDFKKKVSKKGSERVRLVKAVSPSCRGIGSTPQVLYTLSNRHEEHLIPYSMVQPIQVKTKRPVIFSPSLLSRGLIERLLQPAKSGLDFNTCQPELIQATERNDKSVFLLDASTPEQALGISLQSIQDVISQDKHCLLELGLSSVEGLLRQGIYPIVINIRPKNKKHKKLKKLLTGRGEDGVMQEVCQADEQQLETLPLLYHTLESSTWSCTEDLLLAIRNVIHSQQKALLWVELERLQ
- the LOC112226133 gene encoding caspase recruitment domain-containing protein 10 isoform X2, producing the protein MSGITVLMKDYDMGQEEGRPVSPFSEECCEELWDRVEGVRHKLTRILNPAKLTPYLRQCKVIDEQDEDEVLNSTQYPLRISKAGRLIDILHGRGQRGLQAFMESLEFYHPEQYTQLTGQQPTQRCSIILDEEGPEGLTQFLLLEVRKLREQLRGSQVCERRLSQRCRVAEEERSRAERKTLDLRHDRLQMERLRQDWEAGSRELGRLKDRHLEQAVKYSRALEDQAKASARERELLEQMEQLKTRLMEAEKETDSSPVSIAPVRRNRSVAHRTNDAPAVPEKREKPLQHIDIQKSGHIETQALLDILKQDRREAAEQRHELCGNIARLQGELESSEDFRDKESQCEQLQLKVRTLQLDWETEQKRSISYFNQIMELEKERDQALRSRDSLQLEYTDCLLDKNRLRKRIAELQANLEQQQRELEKEKDRSREQSSPCMHCSHLSLCSEDQCYGPCCSLDLSPLPNGTHQLLCKSPSTDQTHDHSEGSRSNSEENLLTPTVDSERDVNRLSIFPFPPCMNSINRRVNIEFDLDSWGSDENENLTGVLSEVSQSNSCSSLHSHLFPPDLINLPPVPPHKPNCSSLGFVPLSPVPSPPTTPKRGRGSLADDITIIGGNRTGIFVSSVRAGSPAEQCGLKEGSELLELEKVLFGGGSVLMGQCTGEVAHFSLQWWTEPSSLKHQTNTEAYSKLCAQLPSPTFHGADSFYVRVNLDLEPHSDLPCLGVRCDDIIHVTDTRYNGKYQWRCTLVNPGTAKPLQAGVMPNYNRAQQLLLVRLRTIALEQKDFKKKVSKKGSERVRLVKAVSPSCRGIGSTPQVLYTLSNRHEEHLIPYSMVQPIQVKTKRPVIFSPSLLSRGLIERLLQPAKSGLDFNTCQPELIQATERNDKSVFLLDASTPEQALGISLQSIQDVISQDKHCLLELGLSSVEGLLRQGIYPIVINIRPKNKKHKKLKKLLTGRGEDGVMQEVCQADEQQLETLPLLYHTLESSTWSCTEDLLLAIRNVIHSQQKALLWVELERLQ